GGTAAAATGTGCAtgggaagacaaaaagaaagatactGTAAGAAATATTCATGTACCTGCTAAGTGATCTGACAGGCTTTTTCTGTCCTGCGCTTATCACACTGAAACTCTTTTCCAAAATCTGCCAGGCTGGCCTTTGTCCTGACCCCAGTAAAACCACTGCTCTGAAGCCACTTCAAGCAATGCTGCCCCTCAACAAAACCTTGCATTGCCATGACACGTGCAAGCGCAGCTGAGTATCCAACTCGTGGTGCCCACTTCCCCTTGCGGTAAGTGGTGTGGTTTCACTTGTCTGGCAAGGCAACTTGAGCAGTTCCAGAAAAGCTGCTATCGCTTATCTTTGGTGCAGCGTGTAGCATGTTTGTGTGGGCTACCTCGGATCATGTAGTACAAGTGCTCCCTAACAGTATTATATTTTTCAGTTCCACTTGCAACTCCTAGAACATCCAAAGGTCTTCCAGAGATGTTACAGGAACGGACCTCTTTTAGCCATCAGTACAATGCCAGAGGTTCTGCTAATGAACCCATCCGAGGAAAGGTAAGACAATGTGCATCCTGTATGATTAACAGCATCCAGGAAGGTGGAGGAGTATGTTTATCCCAGAACTTCCAACTATCTGTTTAATATGAAGATTTGCTGTCAGATGATTTAGAATTGCTAGCAGTTAATATTAATGACATGCTCTTTTGTATTACTTGTACGTGCTccattttgtgtttgtgtgtgttgtaGCACCCAGGCTTCCTGTAGTTTTGATAAACGATAACCTAATCATAAATCACATGATTTGGATTTCTAAAGAGTCTGTTTATGCCGTGATTTCACTGAACCCAACTGTCTTTGTGCATGAAAAAGCTGGAATGAGTAAGATTAGAACACGGGCTAATGCAAAAGGGTCTGTTTTGATACAGACCCGTAACTTTTGCCAGGCCTTGGCTCTTAAGATTGTGTATGGTTATGCATTTCTTATAAATCAGTAACTTAGTATAAATAGGGGACTGATCCACAGACTCTGATAGGCTTCAAAAAGATCCAAAGTACAGGATTCGgttgtgaaaaatattttgagaaatgcAGGGTATGTTTCTACCTTtgtttatttaaggaaaaaaaagaaaaatcttgggTGACCCTGATGAGCAAAATCATTCGGGATGCAGTCATAAATCTCCTGGCCTACAAAAGCAGCAGTTCAGAATTGTATCCATAGCAACCCATGTAGCAAGAAATGAAATCTGATATGAATAGTCTCGTACAGAAGAACCGTATGCAAGTCACACACTCTCTGAGGCAGAGTGGttgggaaacagagaaaataagatgcattttcttttacttgttGCTTCTTTCCAAGTATTCCTGCCGTGCCCCATTTCGTGAATAAAATGGGCTGACAAACCAGCCATTATTCCATTGCCTTCAGCTATGCGGACCTAGGCCAATGGCCAGTAGAGAGGCCGAGAAACAAGTGTAAGCTTTGCCAGCACTTGAGCTAATAAATGAACTCAGCTCACAGCTGCATCTACGAGCTGCTTATGTTCCCCTGGTTAATGTCAACCTTGTTTCCCCTTCCAGCGACATGGAGCTTTTGTGTGTGCAGAGATAAAACCAGCAAGTGGTCGATAGTTCCTAAGGGAACAGAAATATTCCTGAGTGCTAGAGGGTCATGTTCACTGgaacagccaaaaccagagaaaGGAAACTCAGTGAAAAGCCGAATGACCTCACCCAGTCTCTTCCTGCAGAATTCCTAGGAGACAGTAGGCTCTGAAAATCACTTATCAAAACCAGACGTCAGAGAAATAGCCAAGGCATACCCCAGAATTCCTGTGAGAGGACACAAAAGTTCAGGCATTTCTCAGACAACTGAAGTGGATGTTGGCTGCCCTGCTGGGGAGGAGCCCTTTACATCCTACAATGAAACGGCCTTCCATAGAGGAGTGGGGGGATTACCTACTGTACATAAAAACATGCAGATGCCGATAGCACCATcagcaactgaaacaaaaagagcCTGGAGTCACTGTTAGGCCCGTGCATTTGCTTATTCTAATATCAATAACACCAAACACAAGCTGACACCAGTGAATTGTTGGAAGGAACACAATAGTCCTTTGACGGACTAACAGCTGCACCATGCTTTGATGTCTCTAGAAAACTGTATGTTTATCAGAACCTCTTTTTAATGGTGAAATTTCACTGCCTTCCCTGGAGCATCAGCCTCTTGATTCTTTCTATACGTTCTGTAAGGTGGTTTTTAAGTTAATTAACACTTTCAGAGCTGGCTAAAGTCACTGATTCATGAAAAGTACTTAATTTTTCAAACCACttatacttttccttttttttttttgctgattgCTAGGTGTTTTAcgtaaatgttttttatttacacCATCTCTTTGGATGCTGTAGTGTGAAACGTAATTTTGCATGCCATGTGGTGTCAGCTTGTGATAAATGGAAGCCATTGTTGCTTCCGTAGAAAACAATGACAGCCAAGAGAGACAATTTGCTGCAGTCCACAGGAATGCAAAAATAGTATGTcactgctctctacagctaatGAAGACAAACCCTTGGAGCAAGCCCTTTTGAGGGAGAAGAGAATGCTTTTGCGTAAGATTTAagtctataatttttttttttcatattagaGCAcattaaacaagaaaacagcTAATTTACTCTAGGTTTTCCCTCCATACTAAAGAAAACAATTGTTCAAATGCTGAAGGATGAGTTTTATTAAGAATATTTCTCCAGTATTTTTCCCCTGGACTTTTCACTGGTATtcccaacagattttttttttccccccctgtgTTCTTGTGTCAGAGAGACTCAACATTTGAACTCAAATATTTAACTTGCAGCTTTTCATAAAACAGACAAGAGCAAGTTATTACCTGCAGTACTCAAACTGGCTCCTCTTACATGCTGGAGGAGTTTATGTATGCACTTTGCTGCAGTGAAAGTAATGAAGAATCAACTGTCAACTTTCTACTTCAAGGCAGACATACTTGTCCTAACTATATATAATCCTACTAGACTTACATGTTTTGTGAATTTTTCTCTCAAAGACTGGTAGCAACATGGGAAAATAATTCTTGAAAATTTTGTGGAAAATTATTTGAGATAGTGTTTACTTAGTGCTTTAGATCGTGTGTTATAACCGAAATGAACACACATGCTGTGataattctttgtttttcttcagttaacagaaaaatgtatgaaaCTGCTCTAATTTAGGATTCCATTGTACAAAGTCAGCTTCCATTGGTATCAAAAACTGCACTAGTTTACTAGCTCCACCTCTTCTGTTTCTACCATTGTTGccatattaataataaattggCGTTTGTAGGTCCTTCCAAAATGATCAGATCTGTATCTGTTGTAATCTAGTGGGGATTTTCCTGATCCTGTGCATTACAACTTTTCATTTCTCGTAATGAGCTGTaagtttttaaagtaacttGACAAAGTATGGGGAGTGGGAGTAGAAGAGACGGTAACGTCGATAAGAACTAAAACACTGTACAAACACCAACACAGATATTAGGCATAAGGAGCCAATCCCGAAATGAATTACAGCCTTTTGGGACATCTAGTACACTCTGAATAAACCCACAATGTCAGACCTTGGAGGTCAGCACAGTAAAATATGAATACCTCAGTAAAGCTATCAGATAACATCTATAATTTCAGTTCTTCCTGCAGTCAGAGAGAACACAGTTAGGATATTCCAGGCACTCAGTTAAAACAACTTAATAGCTAAAGGGGAAAACAGCTCTGCATCCCTGGCACTCTTGCATACTTCCTCATTTTTTCACATGAAGTAGCAGAAGCCCAGCGTTATTTTTAATGGGATATTTATATAATGTGCACGCAGATCCCAAAACCGTGTTAATTTACTGTGAAGTTTTGCAAAGTACAATTTTAGACAAGATgtcttaaaagaacaaaatgccaAAATTGAAATCAAATGGAAGACCAAGTGAACATGGTAGGATGTTGCTGCTGCATCTGATGCCTCTTCAGTCTCATGAATGCCCTGAGCACCTTCACTAACCAGCTTTAATTTTATCACTTCAGAAGCACCTGAACCTTGATCCTGGACTGTCTTATTTGTAGTCCTGTGCAAATAGCACATAGTGCACATCAACtgtgttttccaaaataatactataggaatatttttctctcccatctGGAGTTTCTTGGAGCCTCTGTCAATGCTAGCTCACCttcctgaagaaattaattctgtgttCTCCAAGTGGAGCAAATATCATTAGAAGCACaggtattattttaaataatgaagaaatgtCTGTTACAGGATAAGAGGGCATGCACATGAGTAATTAAATCAGAAGATTTATTGCCACAGGACAACCATTAGGCATGTATATTATTCAGTTGTACTAAGGCAGTATAATGATGCTCATTGAAGTCAAAGGAAAAGTCAGTGTCACTTGAAAAAAGTTGAACTATTAACCCATGTCATTAGAGGAGGAGTCTGAGGGAACTTGCATTCTCGAATTTAAAAATGATCTAAAGATTCAGCAGGTGTCATGGACAAACtcagagttaaatttctttcattaaGATGAGAATAATATTAATAACTGCTGTTATTACTGTCCATATTCCAGTAGAAATGGTCAGACTGCCTAAACGCTTACTGGTGTGACTGATTACTACTTGTGAGTAACATTGCTACTCATGGCTTACATGAGTAAATGTTTCCAGGCTCTGATTCATATTTCCTAAAAGCGTTACATATTGTGTAGTTTATTTCATACACAATTTAATTCATCTGTTAATCAGACTATAAATACACAATCCCATGCCTATCCTGCCCTGTACCACACCGGTATACCTGTACTTTAATCTTTTTGATGACTTCTCCTCTATTTCAGATATACTTTTTGAAGATATTTCATTTGTTCTGAACTTCTCTGGTGAATTCATAGTAACTGTACTGACTGTTTGATTGTGTCCCTCTGCTGTGCGCTCTGGAAGATCTATTATCCAGGTATATttatcttctctgttttctaaGCTTGTTACTTTTAACAGATTTGTTGTTTCATTGGtgacactttttattttcattgggCATTAGTGAAAGCATTTCATTGGTCATGGTACATATGGAGAAATCACAGTTCCATTTAATTTGAACTTGttacaaaatgcatttctatATTCTGAAGGTAGCTTTCTCTTCTATCGGTGACATCATCAAATGATATAACATACAGAACCTTCCTgtcatagaagaaaaaaaatctgggatAAATCTTCCTCATCCTTTCTTGTTCCATTTGTCTCTTCAGATATACACAACTTAGGCTAAACCCCTGTATTCTGTGGTGCCCAGGACCTCTAGTCATCATTTGGGGCTCCATTGTGCCAAGTGCAGTATGGTGGAACAGGGGAGTTCACTGCTCTAAGGTGTTCACATTGCTAGGTTTGACAGAAGGCTACATAGACGTTGGCCATAAACCAAGGTATTTGCTCCTTGCGCATCCCCAGTGAGTTGTTCCGTTCCTCAGGCCTCAGAAGCAGTCTTCATGGGTTGTTCCCAGGTGGCAAATTTCAGTCCAGAAGGAAGCTGCAAGGGAGGAATTTTGTGAGAGAGCTCTGGCAGAAGGCTCCTAAGCCTTCCCTCACAGATTTTGGCATGAGCATGGGCTATTATtaggaaataaatgcagtgtGGAAGGGATGGGTCttgttttatctctttttgttctttttttaagccAGAGATTTTGTGAGCCAGAGACTAAAAAGAATATGGTAAAATCTTGGAAACGTGCTGACATTTGAGGACTTTTCGTAGTGGATACTAAAACCAGAAGTTCCCAGTATGGCTGTCCAGAATGCACACTTGAGTCTTCAGAGTGTTTACTGACTTTTTGTGACATTTGGATGTATTGTTAGGAGCTCAGTCATGAGGAATTTCTTTAGAAGCTGTGCTACCCGGTGTGTCTGGGTCATTGGTCTGTGAGCTAAAAAATCCTTCGAGGCAACAATGAGAGGATAAAAGCAGTTATGTTCTCACAGGTCACCAACCCAACCCACCAATCAGCCATGCTGGCGTGGTGAGGAGTTGCAGATTATCCCCCCATGCCAAAAAAGAAGGCTTCTACCATGGGATGAGAGAATTAATTCACGGGAGAGGTTAGACAGTGTCCCCACTGCTGTTTTCCCTGGGGTGTCATGTGGAGTCTGGGCTTGTCTTGTGCTGCTTTCATGAgacaaaatgaaggaagaagtgAGCAAGTGTCAGCCTGGCGTTCAGGTTTCACTCTGCTGCAGTCTAGCCTTTCATTTGCTAGGTCTTTAATGTTACCTTTGTGTCTGAATGTTTGTGTGTCTGCTTAGGTCTGGAGAATTGTAGCTATCTAAATCAGGTGTAACTGTTGAGCAGTGTTACAAAAATGCTGGGATAAAGGAGAATCGGTGGCTGCACTTGTTGCTTCCACCCTCCTCTCCTGAGCATGTTCTGCAGTGAAAGTTAGTGTGGAGAGAAGCCTAAAATCCAGTTGGTCCAGCTATGATCTGAATTGCTCAACCTTTACAATCTAGACAGACTGCTGATATTTGCTGGTGATGTGGATCCTATTAGCAGAGTAACTGTACAGAATGTGTAGCACCTCATTTTTCAGCCCCTGAGAGAATATTTCACTGCAAGAGATGCACCAGCAGCCTCCATAATCCCGCTATAGAAGCGTTCTTGCACCAATACAGACTGCCAGCACTAGGAAACTCTCTGTCCTGGTCGAGGTGATGGAAAGCAGTGGAATCTTGCAGTGAACTCAGCCCATGATTGGCACAGCCCAGCGTAAAATGGCGAAGCTTATGGCTGAGGCTTCTTGCGGTTCCTGGCTGCGTTGTTTGCTCCGTACCACACTCTTCCTTCCCAGGCAGTGAGAAGCTCTTGTCAATGAGGTGTCAATGTTTTTCTCCGCAGTACTtttgaatatataaatataagaGGAGCTTCAGGGAAGATGGATTTTTTCTGTCCCTAGAGATATGGTT
This genomic interval from Pelecanus crispus isolate bPelCri1 chromosome 3, bPelCri1.pri, whole genome shotgun sequence contains the following:
- the CIMIP6 gene encoding LOW QUALITY PROTEIN: ciliary microtubule inner protein 6 (The sequence of the model RefSeq protein was modified relative to this genomic sequence to represent the inferred CDS: inserted 1 base in 1 codon; substituted 1 base at 1 genomic stop codon), whose protein sequence is MLQERTSFSHQYNARGSANEPIRGKRHGAFVCAEIKPASXSIVPKGTEIFLSARGSCSLEQPKPEKGNSVKSRMTSPSLFLQNSXETVGSENHLSKPDVREIAKAYPRIPVRGHKSSGISQTTEVDVGCPAGEEPFTSYNETAFHRGVGGLPTVHKNMQMPIAPSATETKRAWSHC